A stretch of DNA from Pseudomonas sp. HN11:
GTGGGCGTGGCGGGGGTGTCGACTGCCAGGCTGGGGTTGATGGCGACCTGCACGGTGCGCGCGGGCAAGCTGGTGCGCTCCAGGTGATCCTCGTGGGTGTTCCACCACACTACCTCCACGGCGGGCAGCTCCAGGCTGCCGGCGCGGGTGGGCACCAGGGCTTCGCGGTCTTCGCGGCTACCGATCAGGCCACGGTCGTTGGTCTGGTTGCCGAGCACCGGCTGGTCCGGGTAGCGACGCAGTCCGTTGATGTCGGTGCTGGGCAGGGCCGGCAGTTGGGCGCTGGACAGGCCTTCGGCCTTGACCGTGAGGCTGCGGGTCAGGGAGTCGCCGACCTGCACATGTTCCGGTTCCGGGTTCCAGTTTTCGCTCAGGGTCAGGCTGCGTGCCGGCAGCCACGGCGTATCGGCGGGATACAGCGTCGGTTTGGGTTTGACCACCAGTGGCAGCTCTGCGGAACTCACGTGGATCAACTTACCGGGCTTGGTGCCTTGCAGGGTGTTTTCCTGGGGCGGGCGCGATTCTACCAGTGTCGCGCTGAAGGTCTGCGCCGGAATCGCCAGGGTGCCGCTGTGCTGCGGATAGATCGCGTAGCGGGTCTCGATCACGCCATGGCGGATGCTGTTGATGACCTTTTCGTAGGTGCGTGACTCACCCAACTGCTCCACACGCGCATCGGCGATCTGCAGGGGCGTGAGGCTGCTGTCGTCATACAGCGACACCGAGTGATAGACGCGCACGGTCAACAGCGCCTGGGCCTGGACGTAGACGCTGGCCTGGTCGAGATTGGCCTCGACAAACACCGGCGCCAGCTCGGCGGCGATGTTCTGGCTGGCGGTCTCCACCACTTGCAGGCTGATCGGTTGGGTCTTGTAGTCGCCCACCTGCAGGGGCGGGATGACCACTGTGCCGTTTTCCTTGGGCAATAAGGTGATGATCCAGCGCGTGGTGGCGTGGTTGTCGCCGCCCAGGGTGGTGAGCTGGTTGATCTGGCGCGTGCCGCTGACTTCGAATTGCTCATCCAGCGGCGACAGGTCCGGCTTGCCGAACTGCGTGACATCGCTGGATTCCACCGTCAGTTCCACCGTTTCCCCGGAGTTGACGCGGCTGCGGTCGACGCTGGCGGTCAGGGTCGCCGCCTGGGCGTCGCCTGCCGAGAGGGCGAGCAGGAGCAAAAGGGTGGTGCGGCGGCTCATCGAGTCTTGTCCTGATGTTGTTGCTGTTCGTACCAGAATTTGCGGCGCAGCAGCTCGCCGGGATTATCCGGGATCTCCTGCAGCCATTGCTCCAGGGCCTGGCGGTGTTCACCGTCGAGGCTGGCGTCATTGGGGCGCAGCGGCGGGGTGGTGGTTTGTTCGTCGCCCAGTTCGCTGCCCGGTACTTCGTTGCCTGCGGTTTGCGGTGTCTTGCCGGGTTGGGTGTCGTCAGTACCGGCTCCCTGGCCCTGGGACGATGGCTCGCCCCCCGTAGCATTTTGCCCGCTGGCGCCCGGTTGCGCAGTTTGGCCGGGTTGGGTGGTTTCGTCATCTTCGTTTTTTGCAGGCCCGGTTGGTTCCGGTTGTGACTGTTCCTGCATCAGGGTTTCCACTATCGCCTTGTTTTTCAGGGCCGGTTGCAGGTCGGGCTGGGCTTCGAGGGCCTGTTCGTAGGCATCGATGGCGGCTTCCAGCTCGCCGGATTTGGCCAGGGCATTACCCCGATTGTAGTGAGCGTAGGCGTCATTGCCTTCGGCAAACAGCTTGATGGCCTCTGCATAGTTGCCCGCTTCGTACAAAGCCACGCCTTTCCACTGCGGGTCTTCGAAGTGTTCGGCGGCTTCGGCGGGGCGTTTTTTCTTCAGCAGGTACTGGCCTTGCTGGTCGGGACGCAGCCACAAATCCTGCAGGTCG
This window harbors:
- a CDS encoding BatD family protein, whose product is MSRRTTLLLLLALSAGDAQAATLTASVDRSRVNSGETVELTVESSDVTQFGKPDLSPLDEQFEVSGTRQINQLTTLGGDNHATTRWIITLLPKENGTVVIPPLQVGDYKTQPISLQVVETASQNIAAELAPVFVEANLDQASVYVQAQALLTVRVYHSVSLYDDSSLTPLQIADARVEQLGESRTYEKVINSIRHGVIETRYAIYPQHSGTLAIPAQTFSATLVESRPPQENTLQGTKPGKLIHVSSAELPLVVKPKPTLYPADTPWLPARSLTLSENWNPEPEHVQVGDSLTRSLTVKAEGLSSAQLPALPSTDINGLRRYPDQPVLGNQTNDRGLIGSREDREALVPTRAGSLELPAVEVVWWNTHEDHLERTSLPARTVQVAINPSLAVDTPATPTVITAPDDNHLWLWQLSTLLLACTTLLGFGLWWRARRQPAVLRAAQTGPSPRTLLDDLKRATQANDPQATRQALDAWARQQPETLADMAARFVPLSDALDGLNGALYSESGHFWLGEDLWRAVKAIPVADREQDPAADTTSLPPLYPK